The region TCAGCCAGGGGAGGCGGCTGAGGGGCCCAGGTCAGCCCGGCTGCGCGAGGCTGGGTGCCTCTGAGACGACCTTCTAAGTCCTCTAACAGGGACTGTGCTCACTGGCCGGGGCACTTGTGTGCGGCTGGGCGGTGTGTGTGCAGGGCTTCAGGGCACCTCTGAGAGCCCCACTGGTCATGTCCGGGCCACGGATCCTTTGGGTGAATCCTGAACTCCCGCCCTCCATTAAAGCCACACCATCTGTGACCCACAGCCAGACGCGGCCGGGGTGTCCCCTGAGCTGCAGCCCAGAGTCCAGCGGCGCGTCCGGCCCGCGGAGCGGCCAGGGCAGGTGCAGAGCTCCCCACTGCTGCCTGAGGGGAGAGGCAGGTTTGTGCAGCCAAGGTCGTGGCCACCGTGTCCCAAGGACGCCCCAGCGGGAGACACCAGTGCTGCCCTGATCCCCTGAAATTAGTGCAGAGACGGGCAGGAAGCCAGGCTGTCCCGGGCGCCTGTGGCCACCGCTATGTGTCTGTGCACACTGGGTCCTTTCTGTGACGCATCCACCTGGTTCCCCTTTTATTAATGAGTAAATAGCACCTTTAACGTGAGCTAATTTTTGTATCTGTGAGTCAGGATTTTATCTTTCATTGAAAACTATCTTTCAACAAATGTATTAGgtttctgggcttccccggtggctcagtggtggagaatccacctgccagtccaggagacgtgggttcgatccctgggtcgggaagatgccctggaggagggcgtggcaacccactccagtactcttgcctgggaaatcccacggacagaggagcctggcagttgcAGTCcacgaggctgcaaagagttggacacgacttagcaactgaacaagtgttAGGTTTCTAGACATTATGTATCACTTTCCAAAGGTGTGTTTGCTGATTCACACAACAAAGTACTTAAGGAGCCAAGGAAGGCTGAGAACtaaagaactgacgctttcaaGTTGTGGGGCTGGAGCAGACTCTCCagcgtcccttggactacaaggagatcaaaccagtctatcctaaaggaaatcgaccctaaGTATTCATCGGAAGgggtgaaactgaagctccaatacttttgccacctgatacgaacagccgactctttagaaaagaccctgatgctgggaaagattgaggacaagaggagaaggggacgacagaggatgagatggttggatggcatcactgactcaatggacatgctgctgctgctgctgctaagactttctagtcgtgtccaactctgtgcgaccccatagacggcagctcaccaggctccaccgtccctgggattctccaggcaagattgctggagtgggttgccatgtccttctccaacgcatgaaagtgaagagtgaaagtgaagtcgctcaactgtgtccagctcttcgagaccccatggacggcggcctaccaggctcctccttccatgggatttccaggcaagagtactggagtggggtgccactgccttctcccaatagacatgagcttgagtaaaccccgggagttggtgatgaacagtgagggcctggcatgctgcggttcacggggtcgcaaagagtcagacacgactgcgtgactaaacaacagcagcaagtgCAGTGAAGGCGCTGGAAGTCTGTGAGTAAGAACGTCTGAACGATCGTGAGTTTCTAGAAACTCAGAAACAGATGTAGAGTGTGGACGTCACAAGAGCGGTGAGTCTCGGTGCGAAAAGCAGTGCGGCTCAGCCCAGCCCTGCTGCCCTGACCCCCCAGCCCGTCGTCCCCCTAGCCCGTGGTACCCCCAGCCTATCATCCCCCCAGCCCGTGGTACCCCCAGCCCGTCGtcccccagccctgctgcccTGACCCCCCAGCCTGTGGTCCCCCAGCCAGTGGCCCCCCAGCCCATCATGCCCCAGCCCATCGTCCCCCCAGCCCGTAGTCCCCCCAGCCCGTGGTCTCCCCAGCCCATTGTCCCCCCAGCCCATGGGCCCCCAGCCCGTGGTCCCCCCAGGCCATCGTCCCCCCAGCCCGTGGTCCCCCAGCCCATCATTCCTCCAGCCCATGGTCCCCCCAGCCCGTGGTCCTCACCTCGGCCTTCTCCCCGCTGGGCCTCCACGGCAGCTCTGGACTCTCAGAACCCCTTCCCTTGCGGCCAGCCCAGGGTGCCTCCTCCCTGGCCTGGGTTCAGCAAACGTGCGCTGGTAAGTGAAGGCTGCTCAGTTTGTGAGCCCTTCCTCAGGCTGGAGCCGCTGAGCCTGCTTTATAAGCCTTGCTGGGCCCCGGCCCCTCCGCCCCCATGCTGGGAGCCTGGGTGGTGGTAGCCCACCCCTGGTGGCACTTGGGGGTGCCGGTCCCCCGTGCCCAGCCTGAGGCTCCTTCTCAGAGCCCCCTGTGGGCTGGAGGCTCTGTCCGGCTTGGCCTGACCCCCGAGGGGCTCCAGGGAGGAGCAGggctcacaggctccagggctcGGTCAGGGCCCAGCTGCTCGTGGGCGCTGCGTGCTTCCGGAGTCTTCTGCACACCAGGGGCCCTGGTTTCCCCGAAGGGGAAACCGAGGCAGGAAGCTGTCGGTCCTTTCCCGCCAGCAGAGCCccgcttccttctcctccttctctgggCCGCTGTGCCTTGGGGGGCCGTTCCAGGGGTGCTGGAAATGCTAGGGCCCCACAAGGAAGGGGTGGGAGAGCCGGCCCCCCACCCCAGTGGCCAGGCTTGAGGGGCGAAAGCTGGGGCCGCGCCTGCGGGGAGGCGAGGGAGCCGGGCTGGAGGCGAGCGGCGAGGGTGCCTGCCTGGCGGGGCCGCGCCTTCTGCAGCGTGGCCAGCAGAGGGCGCCCGCGCGCCGCCGCGGGTGCAGGACCGGGTGCTGGGTGCCCAGCGGGCAGCAGGGGGCCGCGGGCCCACCCTGGGTACCTACTCCGGGGCGGGAGCCAGCTGGCACTTGACTGGGCTCTGATGACCGCTCCCTCCCGCGTCCAGGGACCGAGCGGCCACTTGCTGGCAGAGCCAGGAGGGTCCGGGGTCCTGCAGGCCTCCTCGCGGCGGCCCTCACAGGGGCTCGTTGTTTCCTGGCAGGCCTTTCAGCAGCTGCCCCTGCCCTCGTGGAGACAGGGCTTCCCAGCCACGCGGTGGCACCCAGCTCAGAGCCAGGCGGGTGCCTCCCGGAAGGGTGGCTCCTGCAGGACAGCCACCCAGCGCCTTCTGCCCTCCCTGTGTCCCCGGGCTCTTCTTTCCGTCTCTCCCCAGATAACAGACATCTTGTGTTCTCTCTTTCTGTAAGGAGCAACTTTTACAATACTTCACATCATTAAACGgtataatttatttgaaaaacagacTGCCTAGGACAAAGCCCTAAGTTCCTGGGGGCTTTGAGCTCCTGTGGCTCAGGGGCCCTCCCAGCTGGGGCAGGGCCTTCGGGGCCTTGGAGAGGGGTGAGGGGCGTCCCTGGGGGGccttggaggggaggggaggaacacCCCAGAGCAGCGCAGTGGGGGAGCCCCGGGGGAAGCAGGTCCTTCCCGGGGCCCCGGGCTCCGTGCTGGGTGCTCTGTGTTGGGGCTCCCCGCTCCTGGCATGGACCCGCTGCTCGTGCTGAAATCAGGAAGTTAACAGGCCATGTGGCTCCTACTCGCCTTCTCCTGAGATCGGGGGCGGGGGCGTCTCCTGGGGTTCCGAACTCCCACACCCCGGCACCCGCTCCCTCCAGGGCCCAGGACCTCTCAGAGCCCATCCTGTGAGGGGCTTGCGGCCCCAGAGACACCACCGAGGCCGCCTCTGCCCGCGGGCCCCGCCCAGCCCAGCCTCCTAGCTCACATTCCTGGCCCCCCATCCACCTGTCCGCACAGGCCTCTGGGGTCAGGCGGCCCTACAGAACCGGCTCTTCTAGCCGCCCCGCTTGGCTGGCCTCGCCCAGGCCCTGGGGCGCTGGGGCTGCAagctgcagggaggaggaggcggTTCTCCGGTCAGGATGGCGTCTGAGGCCTGTGTGAGCTCACAGGCTGCTGGGAAGGAGGTGCGGGCTGAGCCCTGGGCTATGGCTCACACAGGGCTCCCATCCGGAGCTGCCTCCCTCACTCAAGCCTTTGCCCCGGACCTCGGGCCCCCTCCATCCCACACGCGGCCCCTCCGGCCCCCCTGGGCCTGCAGACGGAGAGCCCACCTCGGGTCCTCAGGCCCCAGGCAGAGCCACAGACCCTGGGGACCCTGCCCCCTGTCCCCTAGTGTGACCTCCAGCTCCAGGGTCCCCCCCACCACAGAGGGCCTGCCCACGAGGCCCTGGGCTGGAGCTTCGAGCCCCCCTTTCCGCTTCCCGCTTCCGCTtcatcttctcttcctccccctgcttcctcctccccccctccccatctctccccatctctcccctcctccccctcctccctctcttacctccctcctccccctccctgcccaccccaacccctcctcccctcccctcccccttcatcCTCCCCcaccttcttccctctccccctccctcctctcctcccctcccccctatttccccctctcccctccccctcctcctccaccctacttcacccctccccctcctccccttcctgcctctcctctcctccccctcccctgcctctccccactcatttcccctccccctcctccctcatcccttccctccccctcctccctcatcccttccctccccctcctccctcatcccttccctccccctcctccctctcctccttccctccctctcctccctcatcccttccctccccctcctccctcatcccttccctccccctcctccctctcctccttccctccccctcctccctcatcccttccctccccctcctcgctttccctgtctccctcctccctcttcacccctcccctccctctccccctcctcctcttcctcacccgctccctcctcccccccTTGCCCCTcattttccctcctcctccccctcctctctctttacccctcccctcccctccccctcccgtcCCCCTCctgtccccctccctccccctcctccctctcccctctccagctcctcCCGCTGCACTTCCTTGGCTGCCCTCTCCCTGTGAGTCAGCAGGGAGCTGAGAGTTTCACAGTGGTCAGTCTAGCAGCACCCCCTCCCAAGGCCTCTTTGCTTCCGGAATGCTCTGCACCTGAGGCTTCCTTAGCAGCTGACTAAGGGGGGGCCACTGGTTCCCCCCACACCCGACTCAGCCCAGCttctccctggggtgggggtgggcagactGGAGTAGCAGAGAGCTGACCTCAGGGCCAGGCACCCCCCACACGCACTCCGCTCTGGGCTCCAGCTGACCAGGGCCCTGGGCcgcgcccacccccacccccaccccctgggaAAGGCCTTCCTGGGCTCCCCTCCCCTTGAGCCCCtcagctgggggtggaggggggaggagggaaggggacagaGGTAGAAGGGGCTGGAGTCCCTGTCCGTTTGGGGGCCTTGGCTTTCTATCCCCTCCAGGACCACCCAGCACAGCCGCTCACAGCTCGTGCTCTCCCTTGGGCCTCCCCAGGGCACCTTCTGAGACCTCTCCCCAGGGGCCCCCTCCCCAGGGGCCCTCACAGTGGACACACCCCTGCCTGCAGACTGAAGCCCCGACGCTGGACATGGCCGGCCTCTCAGCAGGGGGTGTGCAATGGGGAAACCCCGACACAGAGGGTGACAGGACACCTCCCCCTCGCTGGGCACCTGGCTGTCCCCCTAGACACCCACCCCCTGTTTCAAAGGACTCTGGGAGCCTTGGGCAGGATGCTGTGGGAACAGACCTCAAGTCTCACCTCCTCAGTCACTCAGAGAGCTCTCCCTACAACGGGTCACAAGGCTTCCTTTTCACAAAGCTTTCTCCCCGCCTGCCAGGCCTCCTGCCACACCTGGCAGAGTCTGTGACATCAGGGCCTGTCTTTACTGCGTCACAGGTGCCCCTAGAAGGGGGCCTGAGTTCTGCGAGTGGACCCCCTGGGCCCCAGCCTTGCTTCTGGCTGAGGATGGAGTTGATGGGGTGAGGTAGGGCGAGCGCTCAGACGGGCGTAGGGGTAGGGGGTGACTGCACAGGGGTAGGGAGTGACTGCACAGGGGTAGGGGGTGGCTGCGGGCTGAGACGAGGAGCGGAGGGTCAGGTCGCGGTCGGGGGGCTCCAGGGACGAGGCACCTAGGACAGTGTTCCGGACAGCGCCAGCCCCTCCTGGAGGCCCTAGGAGGCATAGCCAGGCCCCCACCCAGCAGCTCTgcctggggaacttctggaccaAGCTTGGCAACAGCtcataaatattcatttgaaaattaaattcccatataaagaactaactcactgctgatacttgcaaattatttttgtattcatGCAAAACTACAGTGCCATCCCTGCTTCTGGTCTGAGGACTGAGGTCCCCTCTCCTGCCTGCCCCTGTGGACCCAGGTCagcgaggggacctcagggaggaGCAGGGTCAGAACAATCGGCCTGGGCGAATGAGGTGGAAGAGAGCCAAAGGGATCTTCTAGAGAAACCCTGTAAGAACTGCAGGCGTTTTGCCCCACTTTTCGGGTTTTCCGGGTCCCCTTCTGCACTTCTTGAATGTCTTATTGTGGATCTATCCAACCACACAGACTCTGGAGGGAGGCCTTCAGGTCCAGCCCCCGCCATGTTCCTGGCGCCAGGTCACACCCTCCAGTCGCTCTAAAGGGTCCCGAGTTCTTTCTTCtcactctcttttcctctccttttccacGAGCTCCTCCTGCTCGACATTGCTGGGAAGGGGAAGATTTCTACAGAACCTAAATGTTCAACCTTTGGGGGCTGGTTAAACATCTGGCTATGATCCAGCAGTGGCCCATGAACTCACTCAGGATAGAAGCGCACACGTGCCTGCACACCTGGGCTGCGCCTGCACTTCCGGCATCCCTAGAAGACAAGACCAGGGTTAACAGGGATGGTCTCGAGGTGTGTGAGCGACTGTCGTCCGGTCACTCATTCCTGTCCGACTTTGTGAGCCTAaggactgccgcacaccaggcctctctgtcaatcaccaactcccggagcttgctcaaactcttccgttgagtccgtgatgccatccaaccacctcatcctctgtcatccccttctcctcctgccttcagtctttccagcatcagggtcttttccagtgagtcagctcttcacatcacgtggccaaagtattggagcttcagctatagcatcagtccttccagtgaatattcagggttgatttccttgaggatggactggttggatctccttgcagtccaaaggacactcaagagtcttctccaacaccacagcccaaaagcatcaattcttcagtgctcagccttctttatggtccaactctcacatccatccatgactactggaaaaaccacagcttcgaCTGTAAGaaaatttgttgacaaagtgatgtctctcctttttgataccctgtctacgtttgtcatagcttttgatccgaggagcgagtgtcttttaatttcacgcctgcagtcaacatctgcagtgattttggagcccaagaaataaagtctattactgtttccattgtttccccatgaatttgctgtgaagtgatgggatcagatgccatgatcttcgttttttaatgctgagttttaagccaactttttcactctcctctttcaccttcatcaagaggctctttagttcctcttcgctttctgccataaaggtggtgtcatctgcatatctgaggttattgatatttctccaggcactcTTGGTTTAGAACATAATTTTTGATGGTCAATATTTTGTGGGTGATCTTTGAGACGTTTGGATTGCTTTTGCAATaggaaaataagttaaaaaaatatgggacaagacaaggatgcccacacgcaccacttttattcaatatagtaTTGGAAGACCTAGCTAGagaaattagacaagaaaaagaagtgagctcgaaaggaagaaggaagaccgTCACTGTTTGCAGACTACGTGATATAAGCAGAAACCCGAAACTCCATCAGAGAACTCTTTGAACTAATAAATGACTTCAgaaaagttacaggatacaaacgCAATACAAAAAAATCTGCTGCATTTCTATAACTAAtacatatcagaaagagaaatgaagaaagcaaTCTTGTTTACAGTTGCATCAGAAAGAGTAAATTTAGCCAGAGGAGAGAGACGTTTATATAGACAGCTACAAGACATTAAcggaagaaactgaagacaaaattagtgaaaagatattccatgctcatggattagagtaattaatattgttaaagtgtccatactacccaaagcaatggaCAGATTCAGGGTCATTCCCTGTCAAAATCCTTTaaagacatttttcaaagaaatagaacaagtaatcctaaaatataaatggagcccctcaaaataccCCAAATAGCTGACGTGATCctaaggggaaaagaaaattgattctttcaaattgtggtgctgaagaagactcttgaaagtcccttggacagcaaggaggtcaaatcagtccatcctaaaggaaatcaaccctgaatattcattggaaggactgatgctgaaactgaagctccaatattttggccacatatgtgaagagccgactcactggaaaagaccgtgatgctgggaaagattgaaggcaggaggagaaggggacgacagaggatgagatggctggatggcatcactggctcaaggCACACGAATGTGAGTAaattccaagagatggtgaagggcagggaagccggggtgctacggtccacggggttgcaaagagttggacttgactcagcaactaaacaccaGCGTATGTTTGGGAAGATTTATAATTGATCGAGACAAACTTCCTTTCCTCAAAGAGAAAATTGTAacactttaaaaacattataataacaaaagcagcaGCAATAACAACACGGAGAAGCTGTTCTAAGCTCTGCCCATACGTTCCTTCATTTTACTCTGAAAATTAaatattgtaaagaaaagaaaccaagaatTTTAAATAAGCTTAAAAAGTATGAGATCAGGAGAACTAGAGGTTTTCTCCAGTTTCATTTTGAACTCGTTTCTGCCTCCAGGTTTTGCAATAGTTTCAAGACCTTAACTGCTCACATGCGTGTTTTCAGTCACCACTTCCCACTTCCTAGAATTCATTTTGCCCAAGAGAGGGGAAAACCTATGTCTGCACCGAAGCTTGTGCCCAAATGTTAAGGGCTGTGTTGGTCACCGGAGCCAGAAGTGAAAAGAAGCTGCGTGTCCGTCAGTGGGCAGTGCAGAATGCGGGGGTTCTCTCCAACGTGACGAAACTTGCCTAGAATGGACACCTAGGATGGTGATGGCTGCAGAGTGTGCCATCTGTGGGCACGctgaagtgaaagcgaagttgctcagtcgtgcccgactctttgcgaccccgtagactgtagcccgccaggctcccccgtccatgggattctccaggcaagaacactggagtggggtgccatctccttctccaggagatcttcccaacccagggattgaacccaggcctcccgcattgtaggcagacgctttaccgtctgaaccaccagggaagtccattttagGACACGCTAAAACCATCGACTGTGTCTTTCAAATGGACGAACTGTATGGCATGTGAGTTATATCTCAAT is a window of Capra hircus breed San Clemente chromosome 26, ASM170441v1, whole genome shotgun sequence DNA encoding:
- the LOC108634003 gene encoding vegetative cell wall protein gp1-like, translated to MGLEGGAQPESTLRNGGSSMARPPAAWWPLRGSQTLSSNTLLLARGRPPPLCWVSALYAAAAVASSSGHHTICDPQPDAAGVSPELQPRVQRRVRPAERPGQVQSSPLLPEGRGSPWYPQPIIPPARGTPSPSSPSPAALTPQPVVPQPVAPQPIMPQPIVPPPVVLTSAFSPLGLHGSSGLSEPLPLRPAQGASSLAWVQQTCAGTERPLAGRARRVRGPAGLLAAALTGARCFLAGLSAAAPALVETGLPSHAVAPSSEPGLWGQAALQNRLF